A stretch of the Bartonella henselae str. Houston-1 genome encodes the following:
- the ftsY gene encoding signal recognition particle-docking protein FtsY — MTKPFIKKIFSFNKSKEQKIEQVSTPYENDRVDENKDKSEITKNDLSSIDRKTKEQTENQNIASAKYDEKNQPFESYSSKEHHSSKVIITDIISEKKIEEILPVSSVEQEKRAWFGRLKKGLALSSQRLSKSIGEVFVKEKLDKDKLQELEDILIQADLGVETATHITDTLASSRYKKNLSPDDVHSIIANEIEKVLKPVAIPLELDLNHKPHVILLVGVNGTGKTTTIGKLAAKLTKGGLKVMLAAGDTFRAAAIEQLHIWGERIGAPVISTKLGADAASLAFDAYEKAKKANSDVLIIDTAGRLQNKTELMDELAKIIRVLGKHNPQAPHTILQTLDATTGQNALNQVDIFRDIAGVNGLVMTKLDGTARGGILVAIAAKYKLPVYFIGIGENIEDLQPFSASDFAKTIAGRHS, encoded by the coding sequence ATGACAAAACCCTTTATAAAAAAAATATTTTCCTTCAACAAGTCTAAAGAACAGAAAATAGAACAAGTTTCCACCCCTTATGAAAACGATAGAGTAGACGAAAATAAGGATAAAAGTGAAATCACAAAAAACGATTTATCCTCTATAGACAGAAAAACAAAGGAACAAACAGAAAATCAAAATATAGCATCTGCAAAATATGATGAAAAAAATCAACCTTTTGAATCATATTCCAGCAAAGAACACCATTCTAGTAAAGTAATTATCACAGATATAATCAGTGAAAAAAAAATTGAAGAAATTTTGCCTGTGTCCTCTGTTGAACAGGAAAAAAGAGCGTGGTTTGGACGTCTTAAAAAAGGATTAGCTCTTTCCTCACAGCGCTTAAGTAAATCCATTGGCGAAGTCTTTGTTAAAGAAAAACTTGATAAAGACAAGTTACAAGAACTGGAAGACATTCTTATTCAAGCGGATCTTGGTGTGGAAACTGCTACTCACATCACCGATACCTTAGCTTCTAGTCGTTACAAAAAAAATCTATCTCCAGATGACGTTCACAGCATCATAGCAAATGAAATCGAAAAAGTGCTAAAACCTGTTGCAATTCCACTGGAACTTGATCTTAATCATAAGCCTCATGTTATTTTACTAGTAGGTGTAAATGGTACAGGAAAAACAACAACCATTGGAAAACTTGCAGCAAAACTCACTAAAGGAGGATTAAAAGTTATGCTTGCCGCTGGAGATACGTTTCGTGCTGCCGCCATTGAGCAATTGCATATTTGGGGTGAACGCATAGGTGCTCCTGTTATTTCAACGAAATTAGGTGCAGATGCGGCTAGCTTAGCATTTGATGCTTATGAAAAAGCAAAAAAAGCAAACAGTGATGTCTTGATCATTGACACAGCGGGACGTTTACAAAACAAAACTGAACTGATGGACGAATTGGCAAAAATTATTCGCGTTTTAGGTAAACATAATCCTCAAGCACCTCATACAATACTTCAAACCCTTGATGCAACCACTGGGCAAAATGCGCTCAATCAAGTAGACATTTTTCGCGATATTGCTGGTGTAAATGGATTAGTCATGACAAAACTCGATGGAACTGCACGAGGAGGAATTCTTGTTGCCATTGCAGCAAAATATAAATTACCTGTTTATTTTATAGGTATAGGGGAAAATATTGAGGATCTCCAACCTTTTTCTGCCTCTGACTTTGCCAAAACTATTGCAGGAAGACACTCATGA
- a CDS encoding septation protein A: MKKSFFEHNSYNNHDSKNINTNQKAPLSPTLKFLLEMGPLVIFFLANYKGEWLINNIEIFKRFNKPLFPATAIFMMAIIVALVLSWILARKIPIMPLISGIFVLVFGSLTLWLHNDTFIKMKPTIINSLFALVLFGGLFFKKPLLRYIFDSTFKLDDLGWKKLTYRWAFFFIFLAVLNEVIWRNFSDNFWTNFKVFAIMPITVFFMLTQMPLIMKHSKDLFKEEDKTNS, translated from the coding sequence ATGAAAAAATCTTTTTTTGAGCATAATTCATACAATAACCACGATTCAAAAAATATCAATACTAATCAAAAAGCACCTCTTTCACCAACACTTAAATTTCTCTTAGAAATGGGGCCATTAGTTATTTTTTTTCTTGCTAATTATAAAGGCGAATGGCTGATAAACAATATTGAAATTTTTAAAAGATTTAATAAACCTCTTTTTCCGGCCACAGCTATTTTCATGATGGCAATTATTGTTGCTTTAGTCTTATCATGGATACTTGCGCGAAAAATTCCTATTATGCCTCTTATCTCTGGGATATTTGTTTTGGTCTTTGGATCTTTAACTCTTTGGCTTCATAACGATACTTTTATCAAAATGAAACCGACAATCATTAATAGTTTGTTTGCTCTTGTTCTCTTTGGTGGTCTGTTTTTTAAAAAACCACTTTTGCGTTATATTTTTGATTCCACTTTTAAACTTGATGATTTAGGGTGGAAAAAACTTACTTATCGCTGGGCATTTTTTTTCATTTTTCTCGCTGTTTTAAATGAAGTAATTTGGCGCAATTTTAGCGATAATTTTTGGACAAATTTTAAAGTCTTTGCCATTATGCCTATAACAGTTTTTTTTATGTTAACACAAATGCCTCTTATAATGAAACATTCAAAAGATCTTTTTAAAGAAGAGGATAAAACTAATTCTTAA
- the gloB gene encoding hydroxyacylglutathione hydrolase yields the protein MLIEQFICREDNFGVLIHDETSGYTAAIDAPESNAIQNALKRRNWTLQTIFLTHHHHDHVEALAELKQIYKAIVIGPEAEKEKISHIDQTLKPDESFLFGTHTILALSTPGHTLGALSYYFPQENLLFAGDTLFSLGCGRLFEGTPAQMLNSLKKLRQLPDETLLYCGHEYTKSNALFALTLDPYNQKLQQRAEDVFLLRAKNAMTLPVTLGQEKKNNPFLRWDNRTLRKTLRMEKETDEEVFAEIRKRKDNF from the coding sequence GTGTTAATTGAACAGTTCATCTGTCGAGAAGATAATTTTGGTGTGCTCATTCATGATGAAACGAGCGGTTACACAGCAGCAATTGATGCACCTGAAAGCAACGCAATTCAAAATGCTCTAAAACGCCGCAACTGGACGCTTCAGACTATCTTTTTAACGCATCATCATCATGACCATGTGGAAGCGCTAGCAGAGTTAAAGCAAATTTATAAAGCCATTGTTATTGGACCAGAAGCAGAAAAAGAAAAAATTAGTCACATTGATCAAACACTTAAACCTGATGAAAGCTTCTTATTTGGTACCCACACAATTTTAGCACTTTCAACACCTGGTCATACATTAGGAGCATTATCCTATTACTTTCCTCAAGAAAATTTACTCTTTGCCGGAGATACACTTTTTTCACTGGGCTGTGGACGTCTTTTCGAAGGAACACCGGCACAAATGCTAAACTCTTTAAAAAAGCTTCGTCAGCTTCCCGATGAAACACTTCTTTATTGTGGCCATGAATACACTAAAAGTAACGCTCTTTTTGCATTGACACTTGATCCATACAATCAAAAACTTCAACAAAGAGCAGAAGATGTTTTTTTGTTGCGTGCAAAAAATGCCATGACTTTACCTGTAACATTAGGGCAAGAAAAAAAAAACAATCCTTTTCTTCGCTGGGATAATAGAACTTTGCGAAAAACCCTTAGGATGGAAAAAGAAACAGATGAAGAAGTCTTTGCTGAAATCCGCAAAAGAAAGGACAATTTTTAA